The Peribacillus sp. FSL E2-0218 genome contains a region encoding:
- a CDS encoding SDR family oxidoreductase, whose amino-acid sequence MIDVNIKGIFYAIAAIVLFMRERKSGHVINLSSVAGHNIYPGGTVYCGTKFAVRAISEGLRQEEAMNGTNIRVTNISPGSVSSELLETTTDPTMKAGLEEFYKIAIDAENIARAISFVIEQPSDVAINEMIIRPKKQEG is encoded by the coding sequence ATGATTGATGTCAACATCAAAGGTATTTTTTATGCCATCGCTGCTATCGTTCTATTTATGAGAGAACGTAAATCAGGTCACGTAATAAATCTTTCTTCGGTAGCTGGACATAACATCTACCCTGGTGGAACGGTTTATTGTGGCACTAAATTTGCAGTAAGAGCAATCTCAGAAGGTTTACGTCAAGAAGAAGCGATGAATGGCACCAATATCCGTGTGACCAATATTTCTCCTGGGTCTGTCAGCAGTGAATTATTAGAAACTACAACAGACCCAACGATGAAGGCAGGATTGGAGGAATTTTACAAAATTGCAATTGATGCTGAAAACATTGCACGTGCGATTTCATTTGTGATTGAACAACCATCTGATGTAGCCATTAATGAGATGATTATTCGTCCTAAAAAACAAGAAGGTTAG
- a CDS encoding carboxymuconolactone decarboxylase family protein gives MFGDIFGRDNLDYQSRELATIAALANMEGVNSQLEAHFTIGFNTGLTDDQMKSLISVLKSEVGKKEAKNADKVLEKVLSNREK, from the coding sequence TTGTTCGGTGACATTTTCGGACGTGACAACCTGGATTACCAGAGTAGGGAGTTAGCAACCATTGCAGCCCTAGCGAATATGGAGGGAGTCAACTCCCAACTGGAGGCCCATTTTACCATAGGATTTAATACAGGTCTTACTGATGATCAAATGAAGAGCCTGATATCAGTCCTTAAATCCGAAGTTGGCAAGAAAGAAGCTAAAAATGCTGATAAAGTATTAGAGAAGGTTCTAAGCAACAGGGAAAAATAA
- a CDS encoding aldo/keto reductase, giving the protein MKKRILGKNGLETSAIGFGCMGLNYHRGPAKDRNEMISVVHSAIDSGITLFDTAEVYGPYTNEELVGDAIVDRRDKVQIATKGGFKIDGVTNTNTPDSRPETLRHSLDGSLKRLKTDYIDLYYIHRIDQNVPIEEVAQTIQKFKKEGKIKHWGLSEAGAETIRRAHSIEPLAAVENEYSMWWREPEKAIFPVLEELEIALVAYSPLGRGFLTGKLDKNMSFSENDNRGELPRFTKEALEANQVILDFIEQIAKEKNATPAQIALAWLLRQRPWILPIPGTTKIERIKENKISAEILFSIDEMQQINEVLDNIKIVGDRYPESEKNKTGK; this is encoded by the coding sequence ATGAAGAAAAGAATTTTGGGGAAAAACGGATTGGAAACATCTGCTATTGGATTTGGTTGCATGGGATTGAACTACCATAGAGGACCAGCAAAAGATCGAAATGAAATGATTTCAGTTGTTCACTCAGCGATTGATTCAGGAATTACGTTGTTTGATACGGCGGAAGTTTACGGACCTTATACGAATGAAGAATTAGTAGGGGATGCCATAGTAGACCGCAGAGATAAAGTGCAAATTGCAACAAAAGGGGGATTTAAAATCGATGGCGTTACCAACACTAACACACCCGATAGCCGTCCAGAAACGCTACGTCATTCATTAGATGGCTCTCTAAAACGTTTAAAAACAGATTATATTGATTTGTATTATATCCACCGTATTGATCAAAATGTACCAATTGAAGAGGTCGCGCAAACAATTCAAAAATTTAAAAAAGAAGGTAAAATAAAACATTGGGGTCTATCAGAAGCCGGTGCTGAAACTATACGTAGAGCTCATTCTATAGAACCATTAGCTGCTGTTGAAAATGAATATTCCATGTGGTGGCGCGAACCCGAAAAGGCAATATTCCCGGTTTTAGAAGAACTAGAAATAGCTCTTGTCGCTTACAGCCCCTTAGGCCGTGGTTTTTTAACAGGAAAACTCGATAAAAATATGTCTTTTAGTGAAAATGATAACAGAGGAGAATTACCTAGGTTTACTAAAGAAGCTTTAGAAGCCAATCAGGTAATTCTTGATTTTATTGAACAAATAGCCAAAGAAAAGAACGCTACCCCAGCTCAGATTGCGTTAGCTTGGCTATTGAGACAAAGACCTTGGATTCTTCCTATTCCTGGAACTACAAAAATTGAGCGAATTAAAGAAAATAAAATCTCCGCGGAGATTTTATTTTCAATCGATGAAATGCAACAGATTAATGAAGTCCTAGATAATATTAAAATTGTAGGAGATCGTTATCCAGAATCCGAGAAAAATAAAACTGGAAAATAA
- a CDS encoding TetR/AcrR family transcriptional regulator, whose amino-acid sequence MSKVDRRITKSQEAIKKAIIELMSEKNFDDITIQDIADKANVNRGTIYLHYMDKFDLLDKIIDEHINELRRMCESAVEMDLDFVDSNVEWFKYFESNYSFFSTLFASSKASYFRSRFLELLIEEIKNDIDMSKELNPEVNEEVLLQFIVTAFVGMVEWWITKEMPCPPRVIAVQLGILIDGIYDNLSTFPKEIK is encoded by the coding sequence ATGTCTAAAGTGGATAGAAGAATAACCAAAAGCCAAGAAGCTATCAAAAAAGCTATTATCGAACTGATGTCTGAAAAAAATTTTGATGATATTACCATTCAAGATATTGCTGACAAGGCAAATGTTAATCGAGGAACCATTTACCTTCATTACATGGATAAGTTTGATTTACTGGATAAAATCATTGATGAACATATTAATGAATTAAGGAGAATGTGCGAATCTGCAGTAGAAATGGATTTAGATTTTGTAGATTCAAATGTAGAATGGTTCAAATACTTTGAGAGCAACTATTCATTCTTTTCAACGTTGTTTGCAAGCAGTAAAGCCTCTTATTTTCGCAGTCGGTTCCTAGAGCTGCTCATCGAAGAAATCAAAAATGATATTGACATGTCAAAAGAGTTAAATCCAGAAGTGAATGAAGAGGTTTTACTTCAGTTTATTGTGACAGCTTTTGTAGGAATGGTGGAATGGTGGATTACAAAAGAGATGCCTTGTCCGCCTCGTGTTATTGCAGTACAGCTGGGGATTCTGATAGACGGAATCTATGATAATTTATCAACGTTTCCAAAAGAAATTAAATAA
- a CDS encoding cupin domain-containing protein, translated as MKKKITTMILSLSLLSVGSFFAGQALAADAKENSQTITRDGYQTSSKGSAEFFTGNVRIDSLFSENDSAPYTGGYVTFQPSARSAWHTHPAGQRLIVTEGVGWVQEWGGPIEKIREGDVVWCPPGVKHWHGATPTTSMTHIALTGMLEGNNVEWLEKVSDEQYDTKTEKSKK; from the coding sequence ATGAAAAAGAAAATTACAACAATGATTTTGTCACTTTCGCTGCTTTCTGTAGGGAGTTTCTTTGCAGGACAGGCACTGGCCGCAGATGCAAAAGAAAATTCACAAACAATTACTAGAGATGGTTATCAGACTTCCTCCAAGGGATCGGCGGAATTTTTTACCGGCAATGTACGAATTGATTCCTTATTCTCTGAAAATGATTCGGCACCCTATACTGGTGGTTACGTAACGTTCCAGCCAAGTGCCCGTTCCGCATGGCATACCCATCCGGCAGGACAAAGACTGATTGTTACAGAAGGAGTTGGCTGGGTACAGGAGTGGGGTGGACCGATTGAGAAAATCCGGGAAGGCGATGTGGTCTGGTGTCCGCCCGGTGTCAAGCATTGGCATGGTGCCACACCAACTACTTCAATGACACATATTGCTCTCACAGGAATGCTCGAGGGCAATAACGTTGAATGGTTAGAGAAGGTTAGTGATGAGCAATACGATACGAAAACTGAAAAATCAAAAAAATAA
- a CDS encoding sorbosone dehydrogenase family protein, whose protein sequence is MKHLFYFFISILVLTGCLSETKEPNRTDSTGEDTSEVTETENNNTESRFIGMSTRDWKVEELADNLHYPWDIKVMDNFIVIPEVVGTIAVMEDGQLKRYDVQTSDPIVQEGGSGLLGIALADDFSDSGVAYLYHTYRTDSGLANKVIQMVYDGDSWKETNVLLDAIPGHELYNGGRIAIGPDGYLYVATGWAHEEEFAQDIDNLGGKILRMNVDGSIPEDNPFPESYVYSYGHRNPQGLTWNDDGTIMYSSEHGESAHDEINIIKPGKNYGWPVITGDEEQEGMEKPYHHSGTDTWAPSGITFFDNHLFVAGLKGQSLYVFNETEKSLDVVFTSNERLRNVYPFEGYLYLITTNTSPRADNPGNDDRLLRLSPRQ, encoded by the coding sequence GTGAAACATTTATTCTATTTTTTTATTTCCATACTTGTATTAACAGGTTGTCTGAGTGAAACAAAGGAACCCAATAGAACTGATTCAACAGGAGAAGACACTTCTGAAGTTACGGAAACAGAAAATAACAATACAGAATCCCGATTCATAGGTATGTCAACGAGAGACTGGAAGGTAGAAGAGCTAGCTGATAATTTGCATTATCCATGGGATATAAAAGTGATGGATAATTTCATTGTTATTCCGGAGGTTGTTGGAACGATTGCCGTGATGGAGGATGGTCAACTTAAAAGGTATGATGTCCAAACGTCTGATCCTATAGTACAGGAGGGGGGAAGTGGCTTACTCGGCATAGCTCTTGCAGATGATTTTTCAGATAGTGGAGTAGCATATTTATATCACACGTACCGGACAGATTCAGGATTGGCCAATAAGGTTATACAGATGGTATATGACGGTGACTCCTGGAAGGAAACAAATGTACTACTTGATGCAATTCCAGGTCATGAGCTATACAACGGAGGTAGAATCGCCATTGGTCCTGATGGATATTTGTATGTTGCAACAGGCTGGGCTCATGAAGAGGAATTTGCACAAGATATTGATAATTTAGGTGGGAAAATTTTAAGAATGAATGTAGATGGTTCAATTCCAGAGGATAATCCATTCCCTGAATCGTATGTGTATTCATATGGGCATCGTAATCCTCAGGGATTAACATGGAATGATGATGGAACTATTATGTACAGCTCGGAGCATGGCGAATCTGCTCATGATGAGATTAATATCATTAAGCCTGGAAAAAATTATGGATGGCCAGTTATAACGGGCGATGAGGAACAAGAAGGGATGGAAAAGCCCTACCATCACTCAGGAACCGATACATGGGCACCTTCAGGAATTACATTTTTTGATAATCATTTATTTGTAGCAGGTTTAAAAGGACAAAGCTTGTATGTTTTTAATGAAACAGAAAAGTCTTTGGATGTAGTATTTACTTCGAATGAAAGATTGAGAAATGTTTACCCATTTGAAGGATATTTGTATCTGATTACAACCAATACTTCGCCGAGGGCAGATAATCCCGGAAATGATGATCGTTTGTTAAGGCTAAGTCCCCGTCAATAA